A single Bacillus oleivorans DNA region contains:
- a CDS encoding sensor histidine kinase: MNTIHKKIWMLTIIVLVIMSTIWITLTYYNHKTQAQYNEILQRYLSMNAVTSASQQIIVDLNNYMLNSSLDNMELLSGSISKIENVKNEVFKLRNKENDFTLTNYVNLIDSFIETTERLLIYHAEKDTESSAREFSEATRISNYISEMTLTLIDQELKTYDRLYRGIIQQSEELVQLGIWLLLLITFLLLLGTYWFSLGITKPVQQLTAAANELSNGRFDRQIKVDTNDEIAFLAKTFDRMRININNLFLETKQKAQLEHELQQSKILLQESQFRSLQSQINPHFLFNTLNTLSKKAYLEGSEETSDLLVSVASLLRYNLKRVDRAVTLKEEVLVMQQYMHIQKARFTERLLFFTDINKDCLDVTIPALTLQPIIENAVIHAVEPMEDGGIIWLRIMKREGKVIIEIEDNGTGMPKEKMKQILKEDTIESEGHSTGIGFSNVVKRLRLFYGYEDVIHIESREGMGTKVVLHLKRGVDKRD; this comes from the coding sequence ATGAATACAATTCACAAGAAGATATGGATGCTTACTATTATTGTACTGGTTATCATGTCCACTATCTGGATCACATTAACCTATTACAACCATAAAACTCAAGCCCAATATAACGAGATCCTGCAGCGATATTTAAGTATGAATGCTGTGACAAGTGCGAGTCAGCAGATCATCGTCGATTTAAATAACTATATGCTGAATTCATCGCTGGATAATATGGAGCTGCTTAGTGGGAGTATAAGTAAAATAGAAAATGTAAAAAATGAAGTTTTTAAGCTGAGAAATAAAGAAAACGATTTCACCTTAACGAACTATGTAAATTTGATTGATAGTTTCATAGAAACGACGGAACGTCTTCTCATCTATCATGCGGAAAAGGATACGGAGTCATCGGCAAGGGAGTTTTCAGAGGCAACGCGGATATCGAACTATATTTCGGAGATGACCCTTACTTTAATCGATCAAGAGCTAAAGACGTACGATCGATTGTATCGGGGAATCATCCAGCAATCAGAAGAGCTGGTTCAGCTTGGTATTTGGCTTTTACTCCTGATTACATTTCTTTTGCTGCTCGGCACATATTGGTTCTCCTTAGGAATAACGAAACCGGTTCAGCAGCTGACAGCGGCTGCCAATGAGCTGTCAAACGGCCGCTTCGATAGGCAAATAAAGGTAGATACGAACGACGAAATTGCCTTTCTCGCTAAGACATTTGATCGTATGCGCATTAATATCAATAACTTATTTTTAGAAACGAAGCAAAAGGCACAGCTTGAGCACGAACTCCAGCAAAGTAAGATTTTATTGCAGGAAAGCCAGTTTCGCAGCCTGCAAAGCCAGATCAATCCTCACTTTTTGTTTAACACACTCAACACACTTTCTAAGAAAGCTTATTTAGAAGGGTCTGAAGAAACGAGCGACTTGCTTGTAAGTGTTGCCAGTCTGCTGCGTTATAACTTAAAGCGGGTTGATAGAGCTGTAACGCTGAAGGAGGAAGTGCTGGTTATGCAGCAATATATGCATATCCAAAAAGCAAGATTTACAGAACGTCTCCTTTTTTTTACCGATATCAACAAAGACTGCTTAGATGTCACCATCCCGGCGTTAACTTTACAGCCGATTATCGAAAATGCGGTCATACATGCGGTGGAACCGATGGAGGATGGCGGCATCATTTGGCTGCGGATCATGAAGCGAGAAGGGAAGGTCATTATTGAAATCGAAGACAATGGGACGGGAATGCCAAAGGAAAAAATGAAGCAAATTCTAAAGGAAGACACGATTGAATCTGAGGGACATTCTACAGGGATTGGCTTCAGTAATGTTGTGAAGCGGCTTAGACTTTTTTACGGATATGAAGACGTTATCCATATTGAAAGCCGAGAAGGAATGGGTACGAAGGTCGTTCTTCATTTAAAAAGAGGAGTTGATAAACGTGATTAA